Proteins from one Bacillota bacterium genomic window:
- a CDS encoding DUF3298 and DUF4163 domain-containing protein: MIKRCALVICLLCLLAISSVSAEVTSIGAEIITADFEDVSINLSIPRVNGLSDWLYEEYLNTSWRLEHLQFAKYIKEMAVEGRAAWEESGRVFPFFPYQCITEFEMKYNQDQLLSLIWLFYQYTGGAHGGTVQKSINLDLNANKPLKLEDVVLHENALEIILAEINRQIAENPEWYFQDQLPVAFINEEDFYITDAGLVIFYQQYDIAPYATGICEFVIPWHLFD, encoded by the coding sequence GTGATTAAACGCTGTGCCTTGGTGATATGTCTGTTGTGCTTGCTTGCTATAAGCTCTGTCTCGGCTGAAGTAACCAGTATTGGTGCTGAGATTATCACAGCCGACTTCGAGGACGTCTCGATTAATCTATCCATACCCCGAGTAAACGGACTGAGCGATTGGCTGTATGAAGAGTATCTCAACACTTCTTGGCGTTTGGAGCACCTTCAGTTTGCCAAGTACATTAAGGAGATGGCTGTTGAAGGTAGAGCAGCGTGGGAAGAGTCCGGGCGGGTTTTTCCATTTTTCCCCTATCAATGTATTACGGAGTTTGAGATGAAATACAACCAGGATCAGCTGCTCTCATTAATTTGGCTTTTTTATCAGTATACCGGCGGAGCCCACGGCGGCACAGTGCAGAAGTCCATCAACCTGGACTTAAACGCGAACAAACCGCTGAAACTTGAAGACGTGGTTCTCCATGAAAATGCTCTGGAGATAATTCTCGCTGAAATCAATCGGCAGATTGCGGAAAATCCGGAGTGGTATTTTCAGGATCAGCTGCCAGTAGCTTTTATTAATGAGGAGGATTTTTACATAACCGATGCCGGACTGGTGATATTTTATCAGCAGTACGATATCGCTCCTTATGCAACGGGTATCTGCGAATTTGTAATTCCGTGGCATTTGTTTGACTGA
- a CDS encoding insulinase family protein, translating to MQLIKTITNEPLYHQTTANGLPVYIMRKPGYQKKYAVFATNYGSLDSEFEVDGRGAVRVPAGIAHFLEHKLFEEEESHVFERFAQFGASVNAYTGYNITAYLFSTIEYFDEALTELLRFVQNPYLTEENVEKERGIIEQELRMYDDNPGRRIYRNLLNALYHKHPIRLDVGGTVESIQEITVEQLLDCYRLFYQPENMALVVVGDLDPQRVMELVAAQMESWQFEKQEIRRIFPEEPDSIHKPRIEQRMSISQPRYYLGLKGRARGSGRELLQQQFAVNMIWRSIAAKSSPVFERLYNSGLIDDSFGASFQASPSYAFSVIGGETDDPEKLDAALREAITELKRKQLDDELIARMKRHALGSYLAAFNSLDYLANSFTSHLFNGTSLLDVPEVLDGITAADVNRFLQEELDLERSAVSILLPEE from the coding sequence ATGCAGCTGATTAAAACCATCACGAATGAGCCTTTGTATCATCAGACCACAGCCAATGGATTGCCGGTTTATATTATGCGGAAACCGGGGTATCAAAAGAAGTATGCTGTTTTTGCAACCAACTACGGTTCCTTGGATTCAGAGTTTGAGGTAGACGGCAGAGGCGCAGTCAGGGTTCCGGCGGGAATTGCTCATTTCTTGGAGCACAAACTTTTTGAAGAAGAAGAAAGCCATGTCTTTGAGCGCTTTGCCCAGTTTGGAGCCAGCGTTAACGCCTATACTGGTTATAACATAACAGCCTATCTTTTTTCCACCATCGAGTATTTTGATGAAGCCCTGACCGAGCTGTTGCGCTTTGTGCAGAACCCCTATCTCACGGAGGAGAACGTGGAGAAGGAGCGGGGCATTATTGAGCAGGAGCTCCGCATGTACGATGATAACCCCGGCCGGCGAATTTATCGCAATTTGCTTAACGCCCTGTACCACAAGCATCCCATCCGCCTCGATGTGGGCGGGACTGTCGAGTCAATCCAGGAGATTACTGTGGAGCAGCTGTTGGACTGCTACCGCCTATTTTACCAACCGGAGAACATGGCTCTGGTGGTTGTGGGAGATTTGGATCCCCAGCGGGTGATGGAGCTTGTTGCGGCTCAAATGGAGAGCTGGCAGTTTGAAAAGCAGGAAATTAGGCGGATTTTTCCGGAAGAACCGGATTCAATCCACAAGCCCCGCATTGAACAGCGGATGAGCATTTCCCAACCCCGGTATTACCTCGGTTTAAAAGGCAGAGCGCGCGGCAGTGGACGGGAACTTCTGCAGCAGCAGTTTGCGGTCAACATGATCTGGAGAAGCATTGCTGCTAAGAGCTCGCCGGTCTTTGAGCGCCTCTACAACAGTGGGTTAATCGATGATTCTTTTGGAGCGAGCTTCCAGGCTTCGCCCAGCTATGCTTTTTCGGTAATCGGCGGTGAAACCGACGATCCGGAAAAACTTGATGCAGCATTAAGAGAGGCAATCACGGAGCTTAAGCGGAAGCAGCTTGATGATGAGCTGATTGCAAGAATGAAGCGGCACGCGTTAGGCAGTTATTTAGCAGCTTTTAATTCGCTGGATTATTTGGCCAACAGCTTTACCTCCCATCTTTTTAATGGCACCAGCCTGCTGGATGTGCCGGAGGTGCTGGATGGGATTACTGCTGCCGATGTGAATCGGTTTCTGCAGGAAGAATTAGATCTGGAGCGGAGCGCAGTATCAATACTGCTGCCGGAGGAGTAG
- a CDS encoding fructose-6-phosphate aldolase, with translation MIYMLDTANVKEIERLYDLYPIDGVTTNPSIIAAEQKPLRAQLLEIRSVIGEDAMLHVQPISNKAEDIVAEALEYRDLVKGNFYAKVPVTPQGIKAMQMLKNIGIRVTATAIFTQQQALIAAKAGADFVAPYVNRLDNISSDGIGVVADIMKFINAYGYPTKVLAASFKNVEQVHRVSLLGSHSATIAPELFEALLYHPLTERAVWDFYHDGVPYYDELLIGEESAE, from the coding sequence GTGATTTATATGTTGGACACGGCAAATGTAAAAGAAATCGAACGGCTTTACGATCTGTATCCCATTGATGGGGTAACTACCAATCCATCGATCATTGCTGCTGAACAGAAGCCGCTCCGCGCTCAACTGCTGGAAATCCGCAGTGTGATCGGCGAAGATGCAATGCTGCATGTGCAGCCGATCAGCAACAAGGCAGAAGACATCGTTGCCGAAGCTTTGGAGTATAGGGATCTGGTCAAAGGCAATTTTTATGCAAAGGTACCAGTAACTCCCCAAGGAATTAAAGCAATGCAGATGCTGAAGAACATCGGTATTAGAGTCACAGCAACAGCTATCTTCACTCAACAGCAGGCACTGATTGCCGCCAAAGCGGGAGCAGATTTTGTTGCTCCATACGTTAACCGCCTTGACAACATCTCATCAGATGGTATTGGGGTAGTTGCTGACATCATGAAGTTTATCAATGCATATGGATATCCTACCAAGGTACTGGCAGCTAGCTTTAAGAACGTTGAACAAGTTCACAGAGTAAGTCTCCTCGGTTCCCATTCGGCAACTATTGCTCCGGAACTGTTTGAAGCTCTGCTGTATCACCCGTTAACCGAACGAGCTGTTTGGGATTTTTACCACGACGGAGTTCCATATTACGATGAGCTTTTAATTGGCGAAGAATCTGCAGAGTAA
- a CDS encoding NGG1p interacting factor NIF3 encodes MYQLAFYVPVENVEEVKAALFAKGAGRYENYDCCCWQVLGEGQFRPLQGADPHIGKVGQVEKVPEYKVEMICTADIIEEVIAELIKVHPYEEPAYTVIKLDR; translated from the coding sequence ATGTATCAATTAGCCTTTTATGTTCCTGTAGAGAATGTAGAGGAGGTTAAGGCAGCCCTATTTGCCAAAGGCGCGGGCAGATATGAAAACTACGACTGCTGCTGCTGGCAGGTGCTGGGCGAGGGGCAGTTTCGGCCCCTGCAGGGAGCTGATCCCCACATCGGGAAGGTTGGCCAAGTTGAGAAAGTACCGGAATATAAAGTGGAGATGATCTGCACCGCTGACATCATCGAAGAAGTGATCGCGGAACTAATCAAGGTCCATCCATACGAAGAACCGGCTTATACTGTGATCAAACTTGATCGATAA
- a CDS encoding DUF1858 domain-containing protein: MVKIIDFSKSVYELSREHPEVVEIMKELGFDSIANPAMLKTAGRVMTIPKGAAMKRIPLEEIKTVFREKGYEIKE; this comes from the coding sequence ATGGTCAAGATTATTGACTTCTCGAAAAGTGTTTATGAACTCAGTCGGGAGCATCCAGAAGTTGTAGAGATCATGAAGGAACTTGGTTTTGACAGCATTGCCAATCCAGCTATGCTGAAAACCGCTGGCCGCGTCATGACCATACCTAAAGGCGCAGCCATGAAGCGGATCCCGCTGGAGGAAATTAAAACGGTGTTTCGGGAAAAAGGTTATGAGATAAAGGAGTAG
- a CDS encoding HAD family phosphatase, translating into MQMQYQLAVLDLDGTMLSTDGELPVTVRRSIAAVKARGIKVTLATGRRICRTLPWARTLEIDIPVVAHNGAVVVNPESGAVVSKQGISLSAANQVIDELLHLSIPFLVYRGEDQGEMGLLLEQFSQHRTEFLTFIDDQVELVSKLDLKSNPIKIAVLGQDYQLNPLLDDWQERYGSAANLIVYRSDNYIGVDFICRDCSKKSGVEYILKQLDLDFSRVLAIGDDYNDLALIEAAGLGAAMGNAPVPVKQAADYIAPTNDEDGVAHVLQQFCLPREME; encoded by the coding sequence ATGCAGATGCAGTATCAATTAGCGGTACTAGATCTTGACGGGACAATGCTGTCTACAGACGGTGAGCTTCCAGTAACGGTTAGACGCAGTATTGCAGCTGTTAAAGCTCGGGGAATAAAAGTGACTCTGGCCACCGGGCGGCGGATCTGCCGCACCCTGCCATGGGCCCGAACTCTAGAGATTGATATACCCGTTGTTGCCCACAATGGAGCTGTGGTAGTGAACCCGGAATCAGGCGCAGTTGTTTCCAAACAAGGGATTTCGCTGTCAGCGGCAAATCAAGTAATAGACGAGCTGTTGCACCTCAGCATCCCGTTTTTAGTCTACCGCGGTGAGGATCAGGGTGAGATGGGTTTGCTGTTAGAACAGTTCTCCCAGCATCGAACGGAATTTCTGACATTTATCGATGATCAAGTTGAGCTTGTCAGCAAGCTTGATTTGAAATCAAATCCCATCAAGATCGCGGTATTAGGTCAAGATTATCAGCTGAATCCGCTGCTTGACGACTGGCAGGAACGCTACGGCTCAGCTGCCAATCTCATTGTTTACCGGTCAGATAACTATATTGGAGTAGATTTTATCTGCCGGGACTGCTCGAAAAAATCGGGAGTTGAGTACATCCTCAAGCAGCTTGATTTAGATTTCAGCCGTGTTTTAGCAATTGGTGATGATTATAATGATCTTGCTTTAATTGAAGCTGCCGGGCTTGGCGCTGCCATGGGTAATGCCCCAGTACCGGTTAAGCAGGCAGCTGATTATATTGCACCGACAAATGATGAAGATGGGGTTGCCCATGTTCTGCAGCAGTTTTGTCTGCCAAGAGAAATGGAGTGA
- the rnz gene encoding ribonuclease Z, giving the protein MNLYFLGTGAGRPALHRNTAGIILRPNEQSQELWLFDCGEGTQHQILRSPYNLRTITNIFITHLHGDHIFGLPGLISSRSFTAQEQPLAVFGPKGLREFIMTALRLSGSNLTYPLEIYEIKDGSELEIGVYTIKVGKVEHVLPSYGYRIEEPDRPGRLLVEKLKALNIPSGPIYGRLKNGETVILPNGEILEGRDFIGPPQPGRKLVIIGDSRYCQAAVDLAAGADVLVHEATFAADSGEKAYAYFHATTAQAAEVAKRAEVGQLILTHVSSRYRRESEQLQGEAKRIFPNTLIASDHFSVPIYKKPLDA; this is encoded by the coding sequence TTGAACCTATATTTTCTCGGTACCGGAGCAGGTAGGCCTGCTCTCCACCGCAATACTGCCGGGATAATTCTGCGGCCTAATGAGCAGAGTCAAGAGCTGTGGCTGTTTGACTGCGGCGAAGGAACTCAGCATCAGATACTCCGCTCGCCGTATAATCTGCGGACGATTACTAATATTTTCATAACCCATCTGCACGGAGATCACATTTTTGGGCTTCCGGGTCTGATCAGCAGCCGCTCGTTTACAGCCCAAGAACAGCCTCTTGCGGTTTTTGGGCCGAAAGGCCTGCGGGAGTTTATCATGACTGCGCTGCGCTTAAGCGGTTCAAATCTTACCTATCCGTTAGAGATTTATGAGATCAAGGATGGCTCGGAACTGGAGATCGGGGTATATACTATTAAAGTGGGCAAAGTTGAGCATGTGCTGCCATCGTATGGATACCGGATCGAGGAACCGGACCGACCGGGCAGGCTGCTGGTGGAAAAACTTAAAGCTCTGAATATTCCCTCCGGTCCAATTTACGGCAGATTAAAAAACGGCGAAACCGTTATCCTGCCGAACGGTGAGATTCTTGAGGGTCGGGATTTTATCGGACCGCCTCAGCCGGGGAGAAAACTGGTAATTATCGGCGACAGCCGCTACTGCCAGGCGGCAGTGGATTTGGCAGCGGGTGCAGATGTATTGGTTCATGAAGCAACCTTTGCTGCCGATTCCGGCGAAAAAGCTTATGCTTATTTTCATGCTACTACTGCTCAAGCAGCGGAAGTTGCTAAGCGGGCTGAAGTTGGCCAGTTAATCCTTACCCATGTCAGTTCCCGCTACCGAAGAGAATCTGAGCAGCTGCAGGGGGAAGCAAAGAGAATTTTTCCCAACACCCTGATTGCTTCTGACCATTTTAGCGTTCCGATATATAAAAAACCTCTCGATGCTTAG
- a CDS encoding UvrD-helicase domain-containing protein, translating to MAHTPTEQQREAIMTIDRHAAVTAGAGSGKTRVLVERYLYLLSQGVKISEILAITFTRKAALEMKERIRAGIAASNLPPSLLNEFNQARISTIHSFCQRLVADHPRQAEVDPRFRMAEEWESRGLLYQVVEEQVASARADQDSEISALAESYRQTSAFIDDLVEIYERIVSKGERSFAYQDQSDELNSEIVFLRGELLMRIPAWLEGLAEIKLSESKQKTTAEIRRLFSDYRANLAEPVRSEQELLAELARLFGGSWAKDLKAEVQELRELCSLLGQRLYDLEANQILLKLGALLTAVDQEYQRRKKELGILDYNDLERLAEKLLSSSEIDQIYQFRHVMVDEAQDINPVQKRIIARLTDNPNTKLFVVGDPKQSIYRFRGAQVEVFMELQQEIAANGGREITLGDNFRSRPELIAFSNQFFEQVFAAGGMNFAAANPKRDRTNTPLVSLIQTPISETLIESRAVEAEQIARYIRKLVSEGDYSYRDITLLFSTTTHVGIYERELHRYQIPFVNLSGRGFYQKPEIQDIISFIKWLQDSADEVSMVCVLRSPFFAVSDEALYWYRNGRLELIEPEDLGKIEDAHRLYPELQRELAMLPAPEFLDKLLTATDFCAHTLALPMGEQRLANIRKLQETSWQLWAKSYVSFKEQLHYIDQLIEQQGREGEARLDSETADVVTIMTIHGSKGLEFPVVILPDLAGQAVRTERGRLHYHLDWGMTIKDTSLHQQIKAVLREEAVAEAKRLLYVAVTRAEEQLVLCGIGTEEDYNLGKPLEQLGSWWEWLLLGLEQIEPHLFQLVPDLDAPLELAEETAAAAEAPIAKTVSSAAVPEHYTAASFSATSLMIYSLCPRRYYYRYLLRVPELGAFGPSTTVSSGLDPLQRGNIVHRVCEHLHTDPDPNQLLDWAIAMEGITVSQSERQELEEIVDRYLNSDYFQESQRMKVDHEVEFAVPLDQFLITGMIDQVIYTDSGLKIMDLKTNHIAPDQVEETAASYGMQLRIYAWALEKLTGQAVIGAGLYFLFPDRIHWISADSLDTAATERWLLDACCRIQKSERLEAEAFPAAENCAHCPYDCRQLEQTRISFAEITAGMGKLPNK from the coding sequence ATGGCTCATACACCAACAGAACAGCAGCGGGAAGCAATCATGACGATTGACCGGCATGCCGCGGTAACTGCAGGCGCCGGTTCGGGTAAAACTAGGGTTTTAGTGGAGCGCTATCTCTATCTGCTGAGCCAGGGTGTTAAGATCAGTGAAATTTTAGCAATTACCTTTACCCGCAAAGCAGCTTTGGAAATGAAAGAGCGGATCCGGGCGGGTATTGCTGCTTCTAATCTGCCCCCAAGCCTGCTGAATGAGTTTAATCAAGCCCGGATCTCTACTATTCACTCATTCTGCCAGCGGCTGGTGGCGGATCATCCCCGTCAGGCAGAAGTTGATCCGCGGTTTCGGATGGCAGAGGAGTGGGAAAGCCGGGGCTTGCTCTACCAGGTTGTTGAGGAGCAGGTTGCATCTGCCCGGGCAGATCAGGATTCGGAAATATCTGCTTTAGCTGAGAGCTACCGCCAGACAAGCGCGTTTATCGACGATCTGGTGGAAATCTATGAGCGGATTGTCAGCAAGGGTGAGCGCAGTTTTGCTTATCAGGATCAGTCAGATGAACTGAATTCTGAGATTGTTTTCCTCCGCGGCGAACTTTTGATGCGGATACCCGCTTGGTTGGAAGGTTTGGCGGAGATTAAGCTGTCTGAGAGCAAGCAGAAAACAACCGCTGAGATTAGGAGGCTGTTCAGCGACTACAGGGCAAATCTAGCGGAACCAGTCCGGAGTGAGCAGGAGCTGCTGGCGGAATTAGCCCGCCTGTTTGGCGGCAGCTGGGCTAAAGATCTCAAAGCTGAAGTTCAGGAACTGCGGGAGCTCTGCAGTTTACTGGGACAGCGGCTTTATGATTTGGAAGCAAATCAGATTCTCCTGAAACTAGGAGCGCTGTTAACCGCTGTTGATCAGGAATATCAGCGGCGCAAGAAAGAGCTGGGCATACTAGATTATAACGATCTAGAGCGGCTTGCTGAGAAGCTTTTATCCAGCTCAGAGATTGATCAAATTTATCAGTTCCGCCATGTGATGGTTGATGAAGCCCAGGATATCAACCCGGTGCAGAAGCGGATTATCGCCCGGCTTACCGACAATCCCAATACAAAGCTGTTTGTTGTGGGAGATCCGAAGCAGTCGATCTACCGCTTCCGCGGTGCGCAAGTAGAAGTCTTTATGGAACTGCAGCAGGAGATTGCTGCCAACGGGGGCAGAGAAATAACTCTAGGCGATAATTTCCGCTCCCGCCCAGAGCTGATTGCTTTCTCAAATCAGTTTTTTGAGCAGGTTTTTGCCGCAGGCGGCATGAACTTCGCAGCGGCAAATCCCAAGCGGGATCGAACAAATACACCGCTGGTAAGCCTTATCCAAACACCGATAAGTGAAACTCTGATTGAATCCCGGGCAGTGGAAGCAGAGCAGATTGCCCGGTATATCCGGAAGCTGGTATCCGAGGGAGATTACAGCTATCGCGATATTACTCTTTTGTTCAGCACCACGACCCATGTGGGAATTTATGAGCGCGAGCTGCACAGATATCAGATACCTTTTGTAAACTTGTCAGGGCGGGGATTTTACCAAAAACCCGAAATTCAGGACATTATCAGCTTTATTAAGTGGCTGCAGGATTCAGCGGATGAAGTAAGTATGGTTTGTGTTCTGCGCTCTCCATTTTTTGCAGTTTCAGATGAAGCACTGTACTGGTATCGTAACGGCAGACTCGAACTAATTGAACCTGAAGATTTAGGCAAAATTGAGGATGCTCATCGGCTCTATCCTGAGCTGCAGCGAGAGTTAGCGATGCTGCCTGCTCCGGAGTTTTTGGACAAGCTTTTAACTGCGACAGACTTCTGCGCCCATACTTTGGCACTGCCCATGGGAGAGCAGCGGCTGGCTAATATCAGAAAACTGCAGGAGACCAGCTGGCAGCTGTGGGCTAAAAGCTATGTTTCCTTTAAGGAACAGCTGCATTATATTGATCAGCTGATTGAGCAGCAGGGGCGGGAGGGCGAAGCCCGCCTTGACAGCGAGACTGCCGATGTGGTTACAATTATGACCATCCATGGCTCCAAGGGTTTGGAGTTCCCGGTTGTGATTCTTCCGGATCTCGCCGGCCAGGCTGTAAGGACTGAGCGGGGCAGGCTCCATTATCATCTGGATTGGGGAATGACTATTAAAGATACTAGTCTCCACCAGCAGATCAAGGCAGTATTAAGAGAAGAAGCCGTTGCCGAGGCCAAGCGTCTTCTCTATGTAGCGGTGACGCGGGCTGAAGAACAGCTGGTGCTCTGCGGGATTGGTACCGAAGAAGATTATAATCTGGGCAAGCCTTTAGAACAACTAGGTTCTTGGTGGGAGTGGCTGTTGTTAGGATTAGAGCAGATAGAGCCGCATCTATTCCAGCTAGTACCTGACCTTGATGCCCCGCTGGAGTTGGCTGAGGAAACAGCAGCTGCCGCCGAAGCGCCGATTGCCAAAACCGTAAGCTCAGCGGCAGTGCCTGAGCATTACACGGCCGCCAGTTTTTCCGCGACATCCCTGATGATCTATTCGCTCTGTCCTCGCCGCTACTACTACCGCTATCTGCTGCGGGTGCCGGAATTGGGGGCTTTTGGACCGAGTACCACTGTTTCCAGCGGTTTAGATCCGCTGCAGCGGGGGAACATTGTCCACCGGGTTTGTGAGCATCTCCACACCGATCCTGATCCGAATCAGCTGCTCGATTGGGCGATAGCTATGGAGGGAATTACTGTCAGTCAATCCGAGCGGCAGGAACTGGAGGAGATTGTTGACCGCTATCTCAACAGCGATTATTTCCAGGAAAGCCAGCGCATGAAAGTTGACCATGAGGTTGAGTTTGCGGTGCCCTTGGATCAATTCTTGATTACCGGGATGATCGACCAGGTTATCTATACTGACAGCGGACTTAAGATTATGGATCTAAAAACAAATCATATCGCACCGGACCAAGTAGAGGAAACAGCTGCTTCTTATGGGATGCAGCTGCGGATTTACGCCTGGGCTTTGGAAAAGCTGACCGGACAGGCGGTAATTGGAGCGGGATTGTATTTTTTATTCCCGGATCGCATCCACTGGATTTCAGCGGATTCTTTAGATACAGCCGCAACGGAGCGGTGGCTGCTTGATGCCTGCTGCCGCATTCAAAAGAGCGAGAGATTAGAGGCAGAGGCCTTCCCGGCCGCAGAAAACTGTGCTCACTGCCCTTATGACTGCAGGCAGCTGGAACAAACACGAATCAGCTTTGCAGAAATAACTGCCGGAATGGGCAAACTACCAAACAAGTAG
- a CDS encoding insulinase family protein yields MDFVRHQIADGINLYLYETDKFTTVTVKVFIQDSLQAETAAANALIPMLLVQGTQAHPTRLALAQKMENLYGSALGADVSKIGERQIMEFYFDMAAPNLIPNGEQVLVEGLAALGELITDPLVENGRFKDDYFEQEKINLGRMVDGLINDKRAYAIWRAVKIMCKDEPFGLYKYGEREQIDALDPDFVYQHYRKTLASNPIDIFAVGPNLDQIPDMIKAWPWKRTKAQELSSVTVKKDISVQEIQETRDVQQAVLVMCCRTDQRYRSPDYYALMVANGVLGVYPHSKLFLNVREKASLAYYVGSSLEGTKGLVTITAGIAPQAYRQAVDIIREQIEEIQAGKITDEELTMTKIGLISGIKSMVDNPSSIIDRNLIGIVNNELRTPETVMDRIAAVTKEQVQQAAQGIRPDTIYFLSGPKGDN; encoded by the coding sequence GTGGATTTTGTCCGGCATCAAATTGCTGACGGAATCAATCTATATTTATATGAAACCGATAAATTTACAACTGTAACGGTCAAGGTGTTTATTCAGGACAGCTTGCAGGCTGAAACAGCGGCTGCGAATGCGCTGATACCCATGCTCCTGGTACAGGGAACCCAAGCCCATCCAACCAGACTGGCTTTGGCGCAGAAAATGGAAAATCTTTATGGCTCGGCTTTAGGAGCAGATGTGTCCAAAATCGGAGAGCGCCAGATTATGGAGTTCTACTTCGATATGGCTGCTCCTAACCTGATTCCCAATGGGGAGCAGGTGCTGGTCGAAGGACTGGCAGCTCTTGGTGAGCTGATTACCGATCCTTTGGTGGAAAATGGACGCTTCAAGGATGATTACTTTGAACAGGAAAAGATCAATTTAGGTCGAATGGTTGATGGCTTGATCAACGACAAGCGCGCCTATGCGATCTGGCGGGCTGTTAAGATTATGTGTAAGGACGAGCCTTTCGGCCTGTATAAATACGGTGAGCGGGAGCAGATTGATGCCCTTGATCCGGATTTTGTCTATCAGCATTACCGCAAAACTTTAGCTTCCAATCCGATTGACATCTTTGCTGTAGGTCCTAATCTTGATCAAATACCAGACATGATTAAAGCCTGGCCGTGGAAGCGGACCAAAGCGCAGGAGCTGTCCAGTGTTACAGTTAAAAAGGATATTTCAGTGCAGGAAATTCAAGAAACCAGAGATGTGCAGCAGGCAGTGCTGGTAATGTGCTGCCGCACCGACCAGCGCTATCGGTCGCCGGACTATTACGCTTTGATGGTAGCCAATGGTGTGCTGGGTGTCTATCCTCATTCCAAGCTGTTCTTGAATGTGCGGGAGAAGGCAAGCTTGGCCTACTATGTGGGATCCAGTTTAGAGGGAACCAAGGGTTTAGTCACCATCACGGCGGGAATTGCGCCTCAGGCTTACCGGCAGGCAGTCGATATTATCCGCGAGCAGATTGAAGAGATCCAGGCGGGCAAGATAACCGATGAAGAGTTGACCATGACAAAAATTGGCCTGATCAGCGGGATCAAATCCATGGTGGATAACCCCAGCTCGATTATTGACCGGAACTTGATCGGAATAGTAAATAATGAGCTGCGGACTCCGGAGACGGTTATGGATCGGATTGCCGCGGTTACCAAAGAGCAGGTGCAGCAGGCAGCACAGGGTATAAGGCCGGATACGATCTACTTTTTATCGGGACCAAAGGGGGACAACTGA